In Sardina pilchardus chromosome 10, fSarPil1.1, whole genome shotgun sequence, one genomic interval encodes:
- the LOC134093838 gene encoding interleukin-17 receptor A isoform X1, translating into MTVVLFTVLIAAQLAISLRILQKPVHCVQEGLNCTVHINNCPSKGWIQSDIMEVPTEFSYDPGLKWATQRDEHGSLVPILLLHWRAPSDGSITKMQGSEVTVLEKCTNQTICIRYIFSNTLTSSVNGNHNPWSFSSDIVVVDPGCQYSISFSYLPKLKKRGERDFQGTLTKDISIPDCNNSSIKESAECVKRGSLWQPNITWTESQSFNQLVILISFEKWTYSENYKVEISGRTFHDSHNIQKANQKRLSTNFTLNLLSLTQSNESCLLPIGVTPFSEQCIRHCVDHWDKINICNYTSLPPRKRLAWIIPVQLLVVLTGGYLVVLLHRCFHGDVSPSISISPKTDQLESIPMRTQRVLILYSVDHPLYKEIILKLCAFLRVKCGAEVTLDLLDSAWLSTIGKVQWLEMHRERAGRSPSDKILILCSRGVAAKWRAMCGSGRAVTLREDQASAVGDMLTPALALIVPDFVRSASLERYMVAYFEEVSGEADVPSLFHVTVKYKLMKHFEELVFRILGQEQHEPGRVKRIYGIAEDDYFLCPTGKALRDAIEAFQAYQLGNPDWFNQELVGYTGEKDIDRDCEPLVESVCSHIQEVPDIEGSFLHTNMELNQAVSYASSNKENTCVYPSVNELVLGVSPETTQCQVYLKDNYC; encoded by the exons ATGACTGTTGTCCTGTTTACTGTCTTGATAGCAGCCCAACTGGCCATTTCACTCCGAATACTACAGAAGCCTGTACACTGCGTTCAAGAG GGGCTAAACTGTACAGTCCATATAA ACAATTGTCCCAGCAAGGGCTGGATACAATCAGACATAATGGAAGTCCCGACTGAATTCTCATACGACCCCGGGCTCAAATGGGCTACTCAACGAGATGAGCATGGCAGCCTGGTTCCTATTTTGCTTCTCCACTGGAGAGCACCATCTGATG GTAGTATAACAAAAATGCAAGGCAGTGAAGTGACTGTGCTGGAGAAGTGCACCAATCAGACGATTTGCATTCGCTACATTTTTAGCAACACCTTAACGTCAAGTGTCAACGGAAACCACAACCCA TGGTCATTCTCATCAGACATAGTGGTGGTAGACCCTGGATGCCAGTactcaatctctttctcctACTTGCCCAAActaaagaagagaggagaaagagatttTCAAGGCACCCTGACAAAAGACATTTCAATTCCTG ACTGCAATAATTCCTCAATCAAAGAAAGTGCTGAATGTGTTAAGCGCG GAAGCCTTTGGCAGCCTAACATCACATGGACTGAATCACAAAGTTTTAACCAATTGGTCATTTTGATAAGCTTTGAAAAGTGGACATATTCAGAGAATTATAAAGTTGAGATCAGCGGCAGAACGTTTCATGATTCTCACAACATTCAGAAG GCCAATCAGAAGAGACTGAGTACAAATTTCACACTGAACTTACTGTCTCTGACTCAATCAAATGAATCATGCCTGTTGCCTATTGGG GTCACACCATTTTCTGAGCAATGCATAAGACACTGTGTGGATCACTgggataaaataaatatatgtaaCT ACACTTCCTTACCTCCCAGGAAGAGACTTGCTTGGATCATTCCTGTACAACTTTTGGTGGTACTGACTGGAGGTTATCTCGTGGTTTTACTGCATCGGTGTTTTCATGGAG ATGTCTCTCCAAGTATTTCGATAAGCCCCAAGACCGACCAATTAGAGAGCATCCCAATGAGGACGCAGAGAGTTCTCATCCTCTACTCCGTTGACCACCCACTGTACAAGGAGATCATCCTGAAGCTGTGCGCCTTCCTGAGAGTCAAGTGCGGCGCTGAGGTGACCCTTGACCTGCTGGACTCGGCCTGGCTCAGCACCATCGGCAAGGTCCAGTGGCTGGAGATGCACAGGGAGCGGGCCGGCCGCTCTCCCTCCGACAAGATCCTCATCCTGTGCTCGCGTGGCGTGGCCGCCAAGTGGCGGGCCATGTGCGGTAGCGGGCGCGCCGTGACGCTGCGCGAGGACCAGGCCTCCGCCGTGGGCGACATGCTCACGCCCGCCCTGGCGCTCATCGTGCCCGACTTTGTGCGCTCCGCCTCCCTGGAGAGGTACATGGTGGCGTACTTCGAGGAGGTGAGCGGCGAGGCCGACGTGCCGTCGCTCTTCCACGTCACGGTCAAGTACAAGCTGATGAAGCACTTCGAGGAGCTGGTCTTCAGGATCCTGGGCCAGGAGCAGCACGAACCCGGCAGGGTGAAGCGCATCTACGGCATCGCAGAGGAcgactacttcctctgtccaacaGGAAAGGCCCTGCGAGATGCCATTGAGGCTTTCCAGGCATACCAGCTAGGCAACCCTGACTGGTTTAATCAAGAGCTTGTAGGTTATACAGGGGAGAAGGATATTGATCGAGATTGTGAGCCTcttgtagagagtgtgtgtagccatATTCAGGAGGTcccggacatcgaaggatcttTTCTCCACACCAATATGGAGTTAAATCAAGCTGTGTCCTATGCCAGCTCCAACAAAGAGAACACATGTGTCTACCCGTCAGTTAATGAACTTGTGTTAGGGGTCTCTCCTGAGACCACCCAGTGCCAGGTGTATCTCAAAGACAACTATTGTTGA
- the LOC134093838 gene encoding interleukin-17 receptor A isoform X3 translates to MLRKPFQHMLTANIQFTVGSNPDAFFVAASDNCPSKGWIQSDIMEVPTEFSYDPGLKWATQRDEHGSLVPILLLHWRAPSDGSITKMQGSEVTVLEKCTNQTICIRYIFSNTLTSSVNGNHNPWSFSSDIVVVDPGCQYSISFSYLPKLKKRGERDFQGTLTKDISIPDCNNSSIKESAECVKRGSLWQPNITWTESQSFNQLVILISFEKWTYSENYKVEISGRTFHDSHNIQKANQKRLSTNFTLNLLSLTQSNESCLLPIGVTPFSEQCIRHCVDHWDKINICNYTSLPPRKRLAWIIPVQLLVVLTGGYLVVLLHRCFHGDVSPSISISPKTDQLESIPMRTQRVLILYSVDHPLYKEIILKLCAFLRVKCGAEVTLDLLDSAWLSTIGKVQWLEMHRERAGRSPSDKILILCSRGVAAKWRAMCGSGRAVTLREDQASAVGDMLTPALALIVPDFVRSASLERYMVAYFEEVSGEADVPSLFHVTVKYKLMKHFEELVFRILGQEQHEPGRVKRIYGIAEDDYFLCPTGKALRDAIEAFQAYQLGNPDWFNQELVGYTGEKDIDRDCEPLVESVCSHIQEVPDIEGSFLHTNMELNQAVSYASSNKENTCVYPSVNELVLGVSPETTQCQVYLKDNYC, encoded by the exons ATGTTACGCAAACCCTTTCAACACATGCTTACAGCCAATATACAGTTTACTGTAGGATCCAATCCCGATGCATTTTTTGTCGCTGCTTCAGACAATTGTCCCAGCAAGGGCTGGATACAATCAGACATAATGGAAGTCCCGACTGAATTCTCATACGACCCCGGGCTCAAATGGGCTACTCAACGAGATGAGCATGGCAGCCTGGTTCCTATTTTGCTTCTCCACTGGAGAGCACCATCTGATG GTAGTATAACAAAAATGCAAGGCAGTGAAGTGACTGTGCTGGAGAAGTGCACCAATCAGACGATTTGCATTCGCTACATTTTTAGCAACACCTTAACGTCAAGTGTCAACGGAAACCACAACCCA TGGTCATTCTCATCAGACATAGTGGTGGTAGACCCTGGATGCCAGTactcaatctctttctcctACTTGCCCAAActaaagaagagaggagaaagagatttTCAAGGCACCCTGACAAAAGACATTTCAATTCCTG ACTGCAATAATTCCTCAATCAAAGAAAGTGCTGAATGTGTTAAGCGCG GAAGCCTTTGGCAGCCTAACATCACATGGACTGAATCACAAAGTTTTAACCAATTGGTCATTTTGATAAGCTTTGAAAAGTGGACATATTCAGAGAATTATAAAGTTGAGATCAGCGGCAGAACGTTTCATGATTCTCACAACATTCAGAAG GCCAATCAGAAGAGACTGAGTACAAATTTCACACTGAACTTACTGTCTCTGACTCAATCAAATGAATCATGCCTGTTGCCTATTGGG GTCACACCATTTTCTGAGCAATGCATAAGACACTGTGTGGATCACTgggataaaataaatatatgtaaCT ACACTTCCTTACCTCCCAGGAAGAGACTTGCTTGGATCATTCCTGTACAACTTTTGGTGGTACTGACTGGAGGTTATCTCGTGGTTTTACTGCATCGGTGTTTTCATGGAG ATGTCTCTCCAAGTATTTCGATAAGCCCCAAGACCGACCAATTAGAGAGCATCCCAATGAGGACGCAGAGAGTTCTCATCCTCTACTCCGTTGACCACCCACTGTACAAGGAGATCATCCTGAAGCTGTGCGCCTTCCTGAGAGTCAAGTGCGGCGCTGAGGTGACCCTTGACCTGCTGGACTCGGCCTGGCTCAGCACCATCGGCAAGGTCCAGTGGCTGGAGATGCACAGGGAGCGGGCCGGCCGCTCTCCCTCCGACAAGATCCTCATCCTGTGCTCGCGTGGCGTGGCCGCCAAGTGGCGGGCCATGTGCGGTAGCGGGCGCGCCGTGACGCTGCGCGAGGACCAGGCCTCCGCCGTGGGCGACATGCTCACGCCCGCCCTGGCGCTCATCGTGCCCGACTTTGTGCGCTCCGCCTCCCTGGAGAGGTACATGGTGGCGTACTTCGAGGAGGTGAGCGGCGAGGCCGACGTGCCGTCGCTCTTCCACGTCACGGTCAAGTACAAGCTGATGAAGCACTTCGAGGAGCTGGTCTTCAGGATCCTGGGCCAGGAGCAGCACGAACCCGGCAGGGTGAAGCGCATCTACGGCATCGCAGAGGAcgactacttcctctgtccaacaGGAAAGGCCCTGCGAGATGCCATTGAGGCTTTCCAGGCATACCAGCTAGGCAACCCTGACTGGTTTAATCAAGAGCTTGTAGGTTATACAGGGGAGAAGGATATTGATCGAGATTGTGAGCCTcttgtagagagtgtgtgtagccatATTCAGGAGGTcccggacatcgaaggatcttTTCTCCACACCAATATGGAGTTAAATCAAGCTGTGTCCTATGCCAGCTCCAACAAAGAGAACACATGTGTCTACCCGTCAGTTAATGAACTTGTGTTAGGGGTCTCTCCTGAGACCACCCAGTGCCAGGTGTATCTCAAAGACAACTATTGTTGA
- the LOC134093838 gene encoding interleukin-17 receptor A isoform X2 — MRQDLGGTAQLAISLRILQKPVHCVQEGLNCTVHINNCPSKGWIQSDIMEVPTEFSYDPGLKWATQRDEHGSLVPILLLHWRAPSDGSITKMQGSEVTVLEKCTNQTICIRYIFSNTLTSSVNGNHNPWSFSSDIVVVDPGCQYSISFSYLPKLKKRGERDFQGTLTKDISIPDCNNSSIKESAECVKRGSLWQPNITWTESQSFNQLVILISFEKWTYSENYKVEISGRTFHDSHNIQKANQKRLSTNFTLNLLSLTQSNESCLLPIGVTPFSEQCIRHCVDHWDKINICNYTSLPPRKRLAWIIPVQLLVVLTGGYLVVLLHRCFHGDVSPSISISPKTDQLESIPMRTQRVLILYSVDHPLYKEIILKLCAFLRVKCGAEVTLDLLDSAWLSTIGKVQWLEMHRERAGRSPSDKILILCSRGVAAKWRAMCGSGRAVTLREDQASAVGDMLTPALALIVPDFVRSASLERYMVAYFEEVSGEADVPSLFHVTVKYKLMKHFEELVFRILGQEQHEPGRVKRIYGIAEDDYFLCPTGKALRDAIEAFQAYQLGNPDWFNQELVGYTGEKDIDRDCEPLVESVCSHIQEVPDIEGSFLHTNMELNQAVSYASSNKENTCVYPSVNELVLGVSPETTQCQVYLKDNYC, encoded by the exons ATGAGACAAGATCTAGGAGGAA CAGCCCAACTGGCCATTTCACTCCGAATACTACAGAAGCCTGTACACTGCGTTCAAGAG GGGCTAAACTGTACAGTCCATATAA ACAATTGTCCCAGCAAGGGCTGGATACAATCAGACATAATGGAAGTCCCGACTGAATTCTCATACGACCCCGGGCTCAAATGGGCTACTCAACGAGATGAGCATGGCAGCCTGGTTCCTATTTTGCTTCTCCACTGGAGAGCACCATCTGATG GTAGTATAACAAAAATGCAAGGCAGTGAAGTGACTGTGCTGGAGAAGTGCACCAATCAGACGATTTGCATTCGCTACATTTTTAGCAACACCTTAACGTCAAGTGTCAACGGAAACCACAACCCA TGGTCATTCTCATCAGACATAGTGGTGGTAGACCCTGGATGCCAGTactcaatctctttctcctACTTGCCCAAActaaagaagagaggagaaagagatttTCAAGGCACCCTGACAAAAGACATTTCAATTCCTG ACTGCAATAATTCCTCAATCAAAGAAAGTGCTGAATGTGTTAAGCGCG GAAGCCTTTGGCAGCCTAACATCACATGGACTGAATCACAAAGTTTTAACCAATTGGTCATTTTGATAAGCTTTGAAAAGTGGACATATTCAGAGAATTATAAAGTTGAGATCAGCGGCAGAACGTTTCATGATTCTCACAACATTCAGAAG GCCAATCAGAAGAGACTGAGTACAAATTTCACACTGAACTTACTGTCTCTGACTCAATCAAATGAATCATGCCTGTTGCCTATTGGG GTCACACCATTTTCTGAGCAATGCATAAGACACTGTGTGGATCACTgggataaaataaatatatgtaaCT ACACTTCCTTACCTCCCAGGAAGAGACTTGCTTGGATCATTCCTGTACAACTTTTGGTGGTACTGACTGGAGGTTATCTCGTGGTTTTACTGCATCGGTGTTTTCATGGAG ATGTCTCTCCAAGTATTTCGATAAGCCCCAAGACCGACCAATTAGAGAGCATCCCAATGAGGACGCAGAGAGTTCTCATCCTCTACTCCGTTGACCACCCACTGTACAAGGAGATCATCCTGAAGCTGTGCGCCTTCCTGAGAGTCAAGTGCGGCGCTGAGGTGACCCTTGACCTGCTGGACTCGGCCTGGCTCAGCACCATCGGCAAGGTCCAGTGGCTGGAGATGCACAGGGAGCGGGCCGGCCGCTCTCCCTCCGACAAGATCCTCATCCTGTGCTCGCGTGGCGTGGCCGCCAAGTGGCGGGCCATGTGCGGTAGCGGGCGCGCCGTGACGCTGCGCGAGGACCAGGCCTCCGCCGTGGGCGACATGCTCACGCCCGCCCTGGCGCTCATCGTGCCCGACTTTGTGCGCTCCGCCTCCCTGGAGAGGTACATGGTGGCGTACTTCGAGGAGGTGAGCGGCGAGGCCGACGTGCCGTCGCTCTTCCACGTCACGGTCAAGTACAAGCTGATGAAGCACTTCGAGGAGCTGGTCTTCAGGATCCTGGGCCAGGAGCAGCACGAACCCGGCAGGGTGAAGCGCATCTACGGCATCGCAGAGGAcgactacttcctctgtccaacaGGAAAGGCCCTGCGAGATGCCATTGAGGCTTTCCAGGCATACCAGCTAGGCAACCCTGACTGGTTTAATCAAGAGCTTGTAGGTTATACAGGGGAGAAGGATATTGATCGAGATTGTGAGCCTcttgtagagagtgtgtgtagccatATTCAGGAGGTcccggacatcgaaggatcttTTCTCCACACCAATATGGAGTTAAATCAAGCTGTGTCCTATGCCAGCTCCAACAAAGAGAACACATGTGTCTACCCGTCAGTTAATGAACTTGTGTTAGGGGTCTCTCCTGAGACCACCCAGTGCCAGGTGTATCTCAAAGACAACTATTGTTGA
- the LOC134093838 gene encoding interleukin-17 receptor A isoform X4, producing the protein MEVPTEFSYDPGLKWATQRDEHGSLVPILLLHWRAPSDGSITKMQGSEVTVLEKCTNQTICIRYIFSNTLTSSVNGNHNPWSFSSDIVVVDPGCQYSISFSYLPKLKKRGERDFQGTLTKDISIPDCNNSSIKESAECVKRGSLWQPNITWTESQSFNQLVILISFEKWTYSENYKVEISGRTFHDSHNIQKANQKRLSTNFTLNLLSLTQSNESCLLPIGVTPFSEQCIRHCVDHWDKINICNYTSLPPRKRLAWIIPVQLLVVLTGGYLVVLLHRCFHGDVSPSISISPKTDQLESIPMRTQRVLILYSVDHPLYKEIILKLCAFLRVKCGAEVTLDLLDSAWLSTIGKVQWLEMHRERAGRSPSDKILILCSRGVAAKWRAMCGSGRAVTLREDQASAVGDMLTPALALIVPDFVRSASLERYMVAYFEEVSGEADVPSLFHVTVKYKLMKHFEELVFRILGQEQHEPGRVKRIYGIAEDDYFLCPTGKALRDAIEAFQAYQLGNPDWFNQELVGYTGEKDIDRDCEPLVESVCSHIQEVPDIEGSFLHTNMELNQAVSYASSNKENTCVYPSVNELVLGVSPETTQCQVYLKDNYC; encoded by the exons ATGGAAGTCCCGACTGAATTCTCATACGACCCCGGGCTCAAATGGGCTACTCAACGAGATGAGCATGGCAGCCTGGTTCCTATTTTGCTTCTCCACTGGAGAGCACCATCTGATG GTAGTATAACAAAAATGCAAGGCAGTGAAGTGACTGTGCTGGAGAAGTGCACCAATCAGACGATTTGCATTCGCTACATTTTTAGCAACACCTTAACGTCAAGTGTCAACGGAAACCACAACCCA TGGTCATTCTCATCAGACATAGTGGTGGTAGACCCTGGATGCCAGTactcaatctctttctcctACTTGCCCAAActaaagaagagaggagaaagagatttTCAAGGCACCCTGACAAAAGACATTTCAATTCCTG ACTGCAATAATTCCTCAATCAAAGAAAGTGCTGAATGTGTTAAGCGCG GAAGCCTTTGGCAGCCTAACATCACATGGACTGAATCACAAAGTTTTAACCAATTGGTCATTTTGATAAGCTTTGAAAAGTGGACATATTCAGAGAATTATAAAGTTGAGATCAGCGGCAGAACGTTTCATGATTCTCACAACATTCAGAAG GCCAATCAGAAGAGACTGAGTACAAATTTCACACTGAACTTACTGTCTCTGACTCAATCAAATGAATCATGCCTGTTGCCTATTGGG GTCACACCATTTTCTGAGCAATGCATAAGACACTGTGTGGATCACTgggataaaataaatatatgtaaCT ACACTTCCTTACCTCCCAGGAAGAGACTTGCTTGGATCATTCCTGTACAACTTTTGGTGGTACTGACTGGAGGTTATCTCGTGGTTTTACTGCATCGGTGTTTTCATGGAG ATGTCTCTCCAAGTATTTCGATAAGCCCCAAGACCGACCAATTAGAGAGCATCCCAATGAGGACGCAGAGAGTTCTCATCCTCTACTCCGTTGACCACCCACTGTACAAGGAGATCATCCTGAAGCTGTGCGCCTTCCTGAGAGTCAAGTGCGGCGCTGAGGTGACCCTTGACCTGCTGGACTCGGCCTGGCTCAGCACCATCGGCAAGGTCCAGTGGCTGGAGATGCACAGGGAGCGGGCCGGCCGCTCTCCCTCCGACAAGATCCTCATCCTGTGCTCGCGTGGCGTGGCCGCCAAGTGGCGGGCCATGTGCGGTAGCGGGCGCGCCGTGACGCTGCGCGAGGACCAGGCCTCCGCCGTGGGCGACATGCTCACGCCCGCCCTGGCGCTCATCGTGCCCGACTTTGTGCGCTCCGCCTCCCTGGAGAGGTACATGGTGGCGTACTTCGAGGAGGTGAGCGGCGAGGCCGACGTGCCGTCGCTCTTCCACGTCACGGTCAAGTACAAGCTGATGAAGCACTTCGAGGAGCTGGTCTTCAGGATCCTGGGCCAGGAGCAGCACGAACCCGGCAGGGTGAAGCGCATCTACGGCATCGCAGAGGAcgactacttcctctgtccaacaGGAAAGGCCCTGCGAGATGCCATTGAGGCTTTCCAGGCATACCAGCTAGGCAACCCTGACTGGTTTAATCAAGAGCTTGTAGGTTATACAGGGGAGAAGGATATTGATCGAGATTGTGAGCCTcttgtagagagtgtgtgtagccatATTCAGGAGGTcccggacatcgaaggatcttTTCTCCACACCAATATGGAGTTAAATCAAGCTGTGTCCTATGCCAGCTCCAACAAAGAGAACACATGTGTCTACCCGTCAGTTAATGAACTTGTGTTAGGGGTCTCTCCTGAGACCACCCAGTGCCAGGTGTATCTCAAAGACAACTATTGTTGA